The stretch of DNA CTATGCAGGAGAACTCCCTGTGAGGGTGGAAATGTTCTGTCCCTGCACTTTCTCATGCAGGAGCCACTTCCTGCCCGTGGCTACTAAGCACTTTGAAATGCAGCCACTGgcggggcgaggtggctcactcctggaatcccggcactttgggaggccgaggcaggcggatcacttgaggccaggagttcgagaccagcccggccaacaggcaaaaccccatctctactgaaaacacaaaaattaattgggcagggaggtgagtgcctgtaatcccagctactcggaaggctgaaccaggagaatcgcttgaatccaggaggcagagcttgcagtgagctgagattgcaccatggcaccccagcctgggcaacagagccagactctgtctcaacaacaacaacaacaaaaagaaatgtggccagtgcagctgagaaacttttttttttttttggagacggagtctcgctctgtcacccgggctggagtgcagtggccggatctcagctcactgcaagctccgcctcccggatttacgccattctcctgcttcagcctcccgagtagctgggactacaggcgcccaccacctagcccggctagatttttctattttttagtagagacggggtttcaccatgttaggcaggatggtctcgatctcctgacctcgtgatccgcccgtctcggcctcccaaagtgctgggattacaggcttgaggcaccgcgcccagccttttttttttttttttttttgagacagagttgcactctgtcgcccaggctggagtacaatggcacaatctcagttcactgtaacctccgtctcacaggttcaagcaattctcctgcttcagcctcctgagtagctgggactacaggcacccgccaccatgcctggctaatttttctttttttcagtagagacggggtttcgccatgttgcctggtctggtctcgaacacttggcctcaagtaatccacttgcctcagcttcccaaagtgctgggattacaggcgtgagccacctcgcccggcctaaAATCCTGTGTTAATGAATAGAAATTTAAACAGCTGCATGTGGCTGGCAGCTCCTGTATGAGACAGCGCAACTCTGCACCAGCAGCTCACTTTAGGGAAGGCAAGGAGGGATTGGGGAATGACTCCTGGGAGATGTGTCAACATAGAAGCtgataaaaaaaagtatttttcaataaCACGTGGAAGGTCGTGCAGCAAGACCGCCAGCCCCATCCTTCCCATGCCTCAGCAGCCCTGCCTGAGCGAGCTTTCCTCCTGccccctcttctctccctgtGACACCACAGCTCTCTGGGCAGTTGTCTGGTTCGTGGGTTTCTCCTTCCTGGCCAACCAGTGGCAGCATTCGCCGCCCAAAGAGTTCCTCCTGGGGAGCAGCAGTGCCCAGGCGGCCATCGCCTTCACCTTCTTCTCCATCCTTGTCTGGGTGAGGACAAGCCCCTCCACCGCCCCTCCCTAGGAGGGGCACCCTCTGCAGGGTGGGATTGAAAGGGCTAGAACATTCCTGCTCTCACTTAGCTCCCCTGGGAGTCAGGGACGAGGGGGGTCCCCCAGGACTCCACTGGTCCCTTCCAGGTGCCGCTTCCTCTGAGCAGCCACAGCCCAGCATCAGGGCCTGTGCTTTGGCCCAGGGCTCCTGGACAGTGAGCAGTCCGAACACCGGTACCGTTTGTCTCCTTCCCAGGCCAGTCCCCAGCCCAGTCCCTCTCCTGACCTGCCCAGCCCAAGCCAGCCTTCAGACGCCATTTTCTGCCCACAGATATTCCAGGCCTACCTGGCATTCCAGGACCTCCGAAATGATGCTCCAGTCCCTTACAAGCGCTCCCTGGATGAGGGCGGCATGGTGCTGACcaccctccccttgccctccgCCACCAGCCCTATGAACATGCCCACCACTGGCCCCAACAGCCTGAGTTATGCCAGCTCTGCCCTGTCCCCCTGTCTGACCGCTCCAAAGGCCCCCCGCCTCGCTATGATGCCTGACAACTAAATATCCTTATCCACATCAataaagagagaatcctccctccAGAAGGGTTTCTAAAAACAGCCCTCAGTCCTTATCATGTCTGTTCCACTCTTGTCCCTTGAGTGGCGAGGGTGGGTAAGAATCCCACAAGGTCACCATTGGGGTCTCTGCACTGGGTCACATTTCCATAGCATCCCCTGGAGTCATCATTGGGGCACCACCTTGACAGTGATGGATTGGAAGTGATGAGAGGAGggaagcccttttttttttttttttttttttgagacagtgtctcactgtgtcgcccaggctggagtgcagtggcgcaatctcagctcactgcaacctctgccttccaggttcaagcaattctcctgcctcagcctccctagtagctggcattacaggtgcgcaccaccaagcctggctaatttttgtattttcagtagagacggggttttaccatgttggtcagtctggtgtcaaacttctgaccttgtgatccacccaccttggcttcccaaagtgctgagattacaggcgtgagccaccgcgcctggccaggaagcACTTTTTTCAGGCCTATTGCACACTAAGTCCTGTCAAGTCATTACTCCTTGAGTCCCCACACTGGCCAGGGGAGGGAGGCACAAGGAGCCTCCTCTTACAGTTGAGGAAGCAAAAGTTCCGAGAGAGAAAATGCTTCTACCTGTGGAGAGAATACCAAAAGGAAGGGCCAGCAATGGGACCCAGCCCTGTCACTCAAGCCCAAGCCCTTTCACTCCCCACGGTGACCAAAGACTGAAAACCATGGCGTGTGAGGAGTCGGTGAAGGAACGAGGTGCTGAGTCCGCAAACGAGATTCAAGGGAGACCcttgtcttcaaatatttcaaagaatatcttcGGGGAGGAGGGGTTTTTATTCCAGGAGAACCCCAGTGGTAAGCTGGGGACTCAGGCATAGGCCACAAACATTCCGACCTGTAGGAGCCAGGCAGGAAAACCCAGTGGGTGAAGCGCCTATTAAGGGAGTAGTGGGGACAGGGCCACGTCCAGGAGGGGCAGCCTCCAATCAGCGCACATTCAGTAACGGGGCctggagtttcttttcttttcttttttttctgagatggcaCCTTGCTTTgcagcccagactggagtgcagtggtacaatcatagctctctacagccttgacctcctggcatcaagcaatcctcctgcctcaagccccaaagtagctgggactataggtgtgtgccaccactcccagctaatttttcaattttttgaagagatgggatctcactgttgcctgggctggtcttgaactcctgggctcaagcagtcctcctgccttggcctcccaaagtgctgggattataggcatgagccatcacttgGCCAGCCTGGGGTTTCTAGAACAGTGCTGTCCACTTGAAATCTGAtgtgacaggccgggcgcggtggctcaagcctgtaattccagcactttgggaggctgagacgggcggatcacgaggtcaggagatcgagaccatcctggctaacacagtgaaatcccatctctactaaaaaatacaaaaaactagccgggtatggtggcgggcgcctgtagtcccagctactcgggaggctgaggcaggagaatggcgtgaacccaggaggcgcagcttgcagtgagctgagatcctgccaccgtgctccagcctgggcgacagagggagactccgtctcaaaaaaaaaaaaaaaaagaaaagaaatctgatgTGACACCCAGGGAGAGTTTAAAATAGTCTAGTGGCCACattgagaaaagtaaaacaaggctggatgtggtggctcatgcctataatcccagcactttgaaaggccaaggtgggcggatgacttgaggaggccagaagttcaagaccagcctgaccaacatggtgaaaccccgtctctactaaaaatacaaaaattagttgggtatgcctgtaatcccagccacttgggagtctgaggcacgagaatcaattgaaaccaggaggtggaggttgctgtgagccaagattacaccactgcactacagaatgagactctgtctcaaaacaaaaaaagtaaaatgaaacaagtgaaattaattttaatattttatttatgtcaatatatccaaaatatcatttcaacatgtaatcaacataaaaattattagtgAGGCATTTTCCACTCTTTGGTACTAAGTTTTTGAAATCCATTGTGTATTTACACCCATAGCATGCCTCAGTTTGGACTCGCCAGGTTTCAGGGGCTCAACGGTCACACATAACCACTGGCCACCCTACCAGACAGTACAGCTATAGAAACTCCAGTTTTTCTACGACAATTTGGACATCCATTCTGTGGGGGGTTTTAAACTGTGAAATCTgccggggacagtggctcacgcctgtaatcccagcatttcgggaggccaaggcggatggatcatgaggtcaggagtttgagaccatcctggctaacatggtgaaaccccgtctctactaaaaatataaaaattagctgggcgtggtggcgggcgcctgtaatcccagccactcaggaggctgaggcaggagaatcgcttgaacccaggaggggagtttgcagtgagctgagatcgcgccattgcactccagcctgggtgacagagcgagactccgtctctaaataagataaaataaaataaaataaaatgtgaaatcaggccaggtgcagtgactcacacctataatcccagcactttgggaggccgaggtgggtggatcacaaggtcaggagttcaagaccagcctgatcaacatggtgaaaccccacctctactaaaaatacaaaaattaaccaaaaaacacaaaaattaacaaatacaaaatttacaatttgtatttgtaaaaatacgaaaattaactacaaccagcgggtgcctgtagtcccagctattcaggaggctgaggcaggagcattgcttgaacccaggaggcggaggttgcagggacccgagatggcacccctgcacttcagcctgggtgacagagcaagactgcatctcaaaaaaagaaattgaaatcggtgggcaacaaatacaaaataaacgtTGGGTAGGCCAAATGCAACACACCTGCCCGGGGCCATAGTGGCCTGCAGAGCACTAGTTCACAAAGCGGACGAAAGGATACGAGATGTGGGGAATCAAATTTGGGTTCCATTAGTCCTTTTCTGGAGGCTTCCTGTGTGGCTGGCCCTGTACCTGGAGGTGTAGAAATAACTATGTGGTCCCACTGGGCGTAGAGAGAAAACAGCAGCAGCGCAGGGAGACAGGAAGTGTTCTGACACGGAAATGAAAGGACTCAGTGCTAGACATCCCTCTGGGTAAGCTTGGGTGTGTCCCTGGGCCCAAGTTGTATTGACTATAAAACTAAATAATTagacagtttgttttttttttcaaagacaggatctctgttgcccaggctggagtgcagtagagtgatcacaactcactgctgcctcaacttcctgggctcaaataatcttcccacctcagcctcctgagtagctgggaccaaaggtgcAGGCCGCcatgcccggttagttttttgttttttatttattattttttttgagatggagtctcactctgtcacccaggctagagtgcaatggctcagtctaatctcactgcaacctctgcctcccaggttcaagtgattcgcctgcctcagcctcctgaatagttgggactacaggcgcatgccatccagctaatttttgtatttgtagtagagatatggtttcactatgttggccaggctggtctcgaattcctgaccttgtgatccacccaccttggcctcccaaagtgctgggattacaggcgtgagccaccacgtccagcctctttttttttttttttaaagaggatgtctcactctttttgctcaggctggtcttgaactcctgggcccaaacaaTTCTCttacctccacttcccaaagtgctgggattacaggcgtgagccactgcattcagctAAAGAATTGAACCGGATTTAGATGGATGCTTTTCAGACTGTTCAAAAAGAtgccagctgggcgcagtggctcatgcctataatcccagcactttgggaggccaaggcgggtggaacacctcaggtcaggagttcaagactagcctggccaacatggtgaaacctcatctctaaaaaatacaaaaactgggctgggcccagtggctcacacctgtaaccccagcactttgggaggccgaggcaggtggatcactagggaaggagttcaagaccagcctggccaagatggtgaaacctggtctctactaaaaatacaaaaattagccagacgtggtggtgggcgcccgtaatctcggctacttgggaggctgaggcagagaactgcttgaacctgggaggcggagtttgcagtgagccaagatcgcaccactgcactccagcctgggtgacagagcgagattttatatttaaaaaaaaaaagagaagaaaattagctgggcacagtggcaggcacctgtagtcccagctacttgggaggctgaggcaggagaattgcttgagcctgggaggcagaggttgcagtgagctgagattacgccactgtactccagcctgggctatgaagcaagaccctgtctcaaaaaaacaaaaacaaaaacaaacaaaaaaaaagagagatgccttggggctgggtgtggtggctcatgcctgtaatcccagcactttgggaggctgaggctggaagacttgaagtcaggagtgtttgagaccagcctaaccaacatggtgaaatcctgtctctaccaaaaaatacaaaaattaggccgggcgcggcggctcacacccgtaatcccagcaactttgggaggctgagccaggtggatcacctgaggttgggagttcaagaccagcctggccaacatggtgaaaccgtctctaaaaaatacaaaaattagctgtgcgtggtggcgggcacctgtagtcccagctacttgggaggctgaggcagaagaattgcttgaacccaggaggtggaggttgcagcgaggtGAGATCACATCaccgcagtccagcctgggtaacagaggaagactctgtctcaaaaaaaaaaaaattagccaggtttgatggtacacgcctgtagtcccagctactctggaggctgaggtaggaaaatcacttgaaccaaggaggcagaggttgcagtgagagaagatcgtgccacagcattccagcctgggagagtgagaccacagcattccagcctaggagagtgagaaaaaaaaaagaaagaaaaaaaagaggcaccTTGGGTTGAGCAGGCAGCAATACAACCCCTTCCCCAGTCAACCCCAGCGAGTGAGCAGCCCTGCTCCTGTTTTCCATATTGGGCTTCCAGGCACAAATCTAAACAGAAGGTCCCTTGActtaagagaaagaaacaaaaaaaaacactgagaaaCCACATAGCGTTGGTTAAACACACAAGCTCTGGCTCACAAAGCCCAGGTGCAAAGCCCACCTTTGCCGCTCACCCctctgaacctgtttcctcatccaCAAACTGCCCCCTCTGTAGGGATGCCGTGAGGGTCGCAGGAGCTCATCCACGCAacacacagtgcctggcccatttcaAGAGCTCAGGAAACGCCAGCTCCCTGCCTCCTCAAGCTTCCAGAGCCAGCCTCCAGGGAAGCCACAGGCAGTTTATACAGTTTAGGAAGGTCTTAGAGGACATCTAGGAAGTTTGACCTAGTCAAGGGTCAAAAATCCAGAAGCTAACAACAGCCAGGCAGGTAACATAAGTGAAGAAAGTAGGCCAGGTGTGAGGCCAATCTGGAGAGAGACaaggaaaatatttcactttCCTCTTAACTtcgcaaacaaacaaaaataaccacCTGGCGTCAGCCCAATAATAAATGTAACAAGCCTGCAGCCAAGTCCTGGGGACTGTGGTAAAAAGAGCTGCATCCCATCCATTCAGATCCAGCCATCTGTTGCCATCCAGAAATGAGGACCCAGCATTGTTAGAccgatggttttttttttttttcaagagaagccagaaatctagATTCTAGACTTTAATGTGAAAATCTGGTTTTTAAAGGCTAGcgacccattcttttttttttttttttttttttgagacagagtctcgctctgtcgcccaggctggagtgcagtggccggatctcagctcactgcaagctccgcctcccgggtttacgccattctcctgcctcagcctcccaagtagctgggactacagacgcctgccacctcgcccggctagatttttgtattttttagtagagacggggtttcaccgtgttagccaggatgctctcgaactcctgacctcgtgatccgcccgcctc from Rhinopithecus roxellana isolate Shanxi Qingling chromosome 12, ASM756505v1, whole genome shotgun sequence encodes:
- the SYNGR4 gene encoding synaptogyrin-4, producing the protein MHIPESLQDLASSEAVQFLRRPKTITRVFEGVFSLIIFSSLLTDGYQNKMESPQLHCILNSNNVACSFAVGAGFLAFLSCLAFLVLDTQETHIADTRFKIAFQLLDLILAALWAVVWFVGFSFLANQWQHSPPKEFLLGSSSAQAAIAFTFFSILVWIFQAYLAFQDLRNDAPVPYKRSLDEGGMVLTTLPLPSATSPMNMPTTGPNSLSYASSALSPCLTAPKAPRLAMMPDN